One Kineococcus aurantiacus genomic window carries:
- a CDS encoding NtaA/DmoA family FMN-dependent monooxygenase (This protein belongs to a clade of FMN-dependent monooxygenases, within a broader family of flavin-dependent oxidoreductases, the luciferase-like monooxygenase (LMM) family, some of whose members use coenzyme F420 rather than FMN.) yields MSDPPRPLLLSAFEVSGPNLTSQGLWAHPEQETLRYKDLDHWLRLATLLEEGGFDVLFLADSPGYPVLGGRTPDVVFEQAVEMPTNDPLLLVPAMATVTRRLGFAVTSSTTFEGPYPNARRFATLDHLTRGRIGWNVVTTSSPVVSDLHGRERLPPHDVRYDVADEHLELSYRLFEGGWEDGAVLADKAARRYADPARVHPVHHDGRWFTSHGYFKVEPSPQRTPVLFQAGSSARGREFAATHAEVVFLQGRDAGTLHAQVLDLRARAAAHGRDPSSLRTLAGLTVVVGRDRDHARRRLEEYLSWVDEDAARAYFASMTGIDLAALDPAGRFADLRTEGGRTQVERYAGETVARARADFLRFGMREFVLTGSPVDVADQVEQLAARTGVDGFNLTPFVVPGSYAEFCEHVVPELRRRGLAREPGSVPAGSTLREAIFGAGRRRLPADHPAARFRHVPEEQA; encoded by the coding sequence GTGAGCGACCCGCCCCGGCCGCTGCTGCTGTCCGCGTTCGAGGTCAGCGGCCCGAACCTGACCAGCCAGGGCCTGTGGGCGCACCCCGAGCAGGAGACGCTGCGCTACAAGGACCTCGACCACTGGCTGCGCCTGGCGACCCTCCTGGAGGAGGGGGGTTTCGACGTCCTCTTCCTCGCCGACTCCCCCGGCTACCCCGTGCTGGGCGGCCGCACGCCGGACGTCGTGTTCGAGCAGGCCGTCGAGATGCCGACGAACGACCCGCTGCTGCTGGTCCCGGCGATGGCGACGGTGACGCGGCGGCTGGGCTTCGCCGTGACGTCCTCGACGACGTTCGAGGGCCCCTACCCCAACGCGCGCCGCTTCGCGACGCTGGACCACCTCACGCGCGGGCGCATCGGCTGGAACGTGGTGACGACGAGCTCACCGGTGGTCAGCGACCTGCACGGCCGCGAGCGGCTGCCCCCGCACGACGTGCGCTACGACGTCGCCGACGAGCACCTGGAGCTGAGCTACCGGCTGTTCGAGGGCGGCTGGGAGGACGGTGCGGTGCTGGCCGACAAGGCCGCCCGCCGGTACGCCGACCCCGCCCGCGTCCACCCCGTGCACCACGACGGGCGCTGGTTCACCTCGCACGGCTACTTCAAGGTCGAGCCGTCCCCGCAGCGCACGCCGGTCCTCTTCCAGGCCGGGTCCTCCGCGCGGGGCCGGGAGTTCGCCGCCACCCACGCCGAGGTCGTGTTCCTGCAGGGCCGCGACGCGGGCACCCTGCACGCCCAGGTGCTGGACCTGCGGGCCCGGGCCGCCGCCCACGGGCGCGACCCGTCCTCGCTGCGGACGCTGGCCGGGCTGACCGTCGTCGTCGGCCGCGACCGCGACCACGCCCGGCGCCGCCTGGAGGAGTACCTGTCGTGGGTCGACGAGGACGCCGCCCGCGCCTACTTCGCCTCCATGACGGGGATCGACCTCGCCGCGCTGGACCCCGCGGGCCGCTTCGCGGACCTGCGCACCGAGGGCGGGCGCACGCAGGTCGAGCGCTACGCCGGGGAGACGGTGGCCCGGGCGCGGGCCGACTTCCTGCGGTTCGGGATGCGCGAGTTCGTCCTGACCGGCTCCCCGGTGGACGTCGCCGACCAGGTCGAGCAGCTCGCCGCGCGGACCGGCGTCGACGGGTTCAACCTCACCCCGTTCGTCGTGCCCGGCTCCTACGCGGAGTTCTGCGAGCACGTCGTGCCCGAGCTGCGCCGGCGCGGTCTGGCGCGTGAGCCCGGCAGCGTCCCGGCAGGCTCTACGCTGCGGGAAGCGATCTTCGGTGCGGGCCGCCGCCGGCTGCCCGCCGACCACCCGGCGGCCCGGTTCCGCCACGTCCCCGAGGAGCAGGCGTGA
- a CDS encoding cytosine permease, with protein MSEVPTTPRTRVGGVDVELNGVNAVSEAERHGRPRDLFWPWFAANVSVLAVSYGSFVLGFGISFWQATLVSVAGVVVSYVVVGLVAIAGKRGSAPTMTLSRAAFGVDGNRLPSLVSWLLTLGWETSLAAVAVLATATVLGRLGAGGGTGTKLVALVIVVGLIVLGGTLGFRVIMRMQRWITVVTAVLTVLYIAFAAGSVDWGTVSAIPAGDTAAVVGAFTMVMTGFGLGWANAAADYSRYLPRDASSGGVVLWTTLGSSLGPAVLLVFGALVVGSQPDLSARVAADPVGALTDILPTWFLVPFAVVAVLGLVGGAVMDIYSSGLALLNVGLRVPRPVAVLVDACLMVAGAIYIAFFSVDFLTPFQGFLITLGVPIAAWAGIFLADLATRRAGYAEDELLDARGRYGSVRWLPVLTMAGATAIGWGLVSNANASWLAWQGYFFEPLGLATWVPPSGQDAGYWDGDWGYAGLGVLLAFALGFVVVAVFGRGAVRAQESRSHDSRA; from the coding sequence GTGAGCGAGGTCCCCACGACACCCCGGACGCGCGTCGGCGGTGTCGACGTCGAGCTGAACGGCGTCAACGCCGTCAGCGAGGCCGAACGGCACGGCCGGCCCCGGGACCTGTTCTGGCCGTGGTTCGCCGCCAACGTCTCCGTCCTGGCCGTCAGCTACGGCTCCTTCGTGCTGGGTTTCGGCATCTCCTTCTGGCAGGCGACGCTCGTCTCGGTGGCCGGTGTCGTCGTGTCCTACGTCGTCGTCGGGCTCGTCGCCATCGCCGGCAAGCGCGGGTCGGCGCCGACGATGACGTTGTCGCGCGCCGCCTTCGGGGTGGACGGGAACCGGCTGCCCTCGCTGGTGTCGTGGCTGCTGACGCTGGGCTGGGAGACGTCCCTGGCCGCCGTGGCCGTCCTGGCCACCGCCACCGTCCTGGGCCGGCTCGGCGCCGGCGGCGGCACGGGCACCAAGCTCGTCGCCCTCGTGATCGTCGTCGGGCTCATCGTCCTGGGCGGCACGCTGGGGTTCCGGGTCATCATGCGCATGCAGCGCTGGATCACCGTGGTCACCGCCGTCCTGACGGTGCTGTACATCGCCTTCGCGGCCGGCTCGGTCGACTGGGGGACGGTCTCGGCGATCCCGGCCGGCGACACCGCGGCCGTCGTGGGCGCGTTCACCATGGTCATGACGGGGTTCGGGCTGGGCTGGGCCAACGCCGCGGCCGACTACTCCCGCTACCTGCCGCGGGACGCCTCCAGCGGCGGGGTGGTGCTGTGGACGACGCTGGGGTCCTCGCTGGGGCCGGCGGTGCTGCTGGTCTTCGGGGCGCTCGTCGTGGGCTCGCAGCCGGACCTGAGCGCGCGCGTGGCGGCCGACCCGGTGGGGGCGCTGACCGACATCCTGCCGACGTGGTTCCTCGTGCCGTTCGCGGTCGTGGCCGTCCTGGGCCTGGTCGGCGGGGCGGTCATGGACATCTACTCCTCGGGGCTGGCCCTGCTCAACGTGGGCCTGCGGGTGCCCCGGCCGGTGGCGGTGCTCGTCGACGCGTGCCTCATGGTCGCCGGCGCGATCTACATCGCGTTCTTCTCGGTGGACTTCCTCACCCCGTTCCAGGGGTTCCTCATCACCCTGGGCGTGCCGATCGCGGCGTGGGCCGGCATCTTCCTGGCCGACCTCGCGACGCGGCGCGCCGGCTACGCCGAGGACGAGCTGCTCGACGCGCGGGGCCGCTACGGGTCGGTGCGCTGGCTGCCGGTCCTGACGATGGCCGGGGCGACGGCGATCGGCTGGGGGCTGGTGTCGAACGCCAACGCCTCGTGGCTGGCCTGGCAGGGGTACTTCTTCGAGCCGCTGGGGCTGGCGACGTGGGTGCCGCCGTCGGGGCAGGACGCGGGGTACTGGGACGGCGACTGGGGGTACGCGGGCCTGGGCGTGCTGCTGGCCTTCGCCCTCGGCTTCGTCGTCGTGGCCGTGTTCGGCCGGGGCGCCGTCCGCGCCCAGGAGTCGCGGTCGCACGACTCCCGGGCGTGA
- a CDS encoding OsmC family protein encodes MDSTELRALQKPLKDAYREDPAQALVPARAVAVLDGQSIGVSVDGFAGTTRAGLHPAAGGDGTEACSADMLCEAVAACAGVTLRSVATAMGVELRNASVTVDAHWDARGTLGVAREVPVGITDVTITFDFSSDADEATEAKMVSLAERYCVIAQTLQTPPKVSVQRA; translated from the coding sequence GTGGATTCGACCGAACTGAGGGCCCTGCAGAAGCCGTTGAAGGACGCCTACCGGGAGGACCCCGCGCAGGCGCTGGTCCCGGCCCGGGCCGTGGCGGTGCTGGACGGCCAGTCCATCGGCGTCTCGGTCGACGGCTTCGCGGGCACCACCCGCGCCGGGCTGCACCCCGCCGCCGGCGGTGACGGCACCGAGGCGTGCTCGGCGGACATGCTGTGCGAGGCCGTGGCGGCCTGCGCCGGGGTGACGCTGCGCAGCGTCGCCACGGCGATGGGCGTGGAGCTGCGCAACGCCTCCGTCACGGTCGACGCGCACTGGGACGCCCGCGGCACCCTGGGCGTCGCGCGCGAGGTCCCCGTCGGCATCACCGACGTGACCATCACCTTCGACTTCTCCTCCGACGCCGACGAGGCGACCGAGGCCAAGATGGTCTCCCTGGCCGAGCGCTACTGCGTCATCGCCCAGACGCTGCAGACGCCGCCGAAGGTCAGCGTCCAGCGCGCCTGA
- a CDS encoding DUF7711 family protein, with translation MKWSTALKTLQDVADGCAHVGRQPEGIVRLRVFQAWVFGTLLGPRTDDVDDATGVRVALVTNAREGECAFGTRPPAAGHWLAASGLATRPAQLFFRSGEVPVWNHVVDRPVRFWTREEGLDADVLERLRAGEGAALRGEPPTPAELAARLDAELAVSLEALRRTASEYDAKRWSPGSPERRGDALADAALGYLDLRTARGTLRP, from the coding sequence GTGAAGTGGAGCACCGCCCTGAAGACCCTGCAGGACGTCGCCGACGGCTGCGCGCACGTGGGCCGCCAGCCCGAGGGGATCGTCCGGCTGAGGGTCTTCCAGGCGTGGGTCTTCGGGACCCTGCTGGGGCCCCGGACCGACGACGTCGACGACGCCACCGGGGTCCGGGTCGCCCTCGTGACCAACGCCCGCGAGGGCGAGTGCGCCTTCGGCACCCGCCCGCCCGCGGCCGGGCACTGGCTCGCCGCCTCGGGGCTGGCGACGAGACCGGCCCAGCTGTTCTTCCGGTCCGGCGAGGTGCCCGTGTGGAACCACGTCGTCGACCGCCCGGTGCGGTTCTGGACGCGCGAGGAGGGTCTCGACGCGGACGTGCTGGAGCGGCTGCGCGCCGGGGAGGGGGCCGCGCTGCGGGGCGAGCCGCCGACGCCGGCCGAGCTGGCCGCCCGCCTGGACGCCGAGCTCGCCGTGAGCCTGGAGGCGTTGCGCCGCACGGCCTCGGAGTACGACGCGAAGCGGTGGTCACCGGGTTCGCCGGAACGGCGCGGCGACGCCCTGGCCGACGCCGCGCTGGGGTACCTGGACCTGCGGACGGCCAGGGGTACCCTCCGGCCATGA
- a CDS encoding DUF1737 domain-containing protein, with translation MSDETVPDKLAYRLLTGPDDRSFCEKVSAALADGYVLHGSPSVTTTDGRTVAAQAVVLPHVLG, from the coding sequence ATGAGCGACGAGACCGTCCCGGACAAGCTCGCCTACCGCCTCCTCACCGGGCCCGACGACCGGTCCTTCTGCGAGAAGGTCAGCGCGGCCCTGGCCGACGGGTACGTGCTGCACGGCAGCCCGTCGGTGACGACGACCGACGGGCGCACCGTCGCCGCCCAGGCCGTCGTCCTCCCCCACGTCCTGGGCTGA